AACCGTCCGGGATCCGCCCGCCGATCCGGCCCTGCAGACCCTTCACCCAGGCGCGGGACGGGTGGTGGGCCGAGTCCAGCGAGCGGGCGTGCAGCCCGTCGCGGTAGAGGGTGGTGTTCTCGCCGTCGAGCTTCTCGGTGACGACGACCTCGGTACCGGCCAGCGCGGTGAGGTCCCCGGTCCGTACGTCGTCCGCCGCCGCACCCGGTGACCAGGGCAGATGCGGAGTCCGGGGGTAGTGCACGCGCATGTCCGGCTCCCGTGAACGTCAGTGATCCGGCGGACACTGTAGGAGCGTCCGCGCAGGCCGGGCCACCGAATAACCTCCCGGGCCGTCCTGCCGCCCCACACCCCCGGACGCGCGGCGATACTGAGGTACATGGCCGAATCGATCATGGCCCCGAACAGCCTCGGCGACTACCTGCGGGCCCGGCGGGCGCTGGTGTCGCCCGCCGAGGCGGGCCTGCCCGCGACCGGGCGCCGACGGGTGCCGGGGCTGCGCCGGGAGGAGGTCGCCGAACTGGTCGGACTCAGCATCGACTACTACGTGCGCCTGGAACAGGGCCGCGCCGACCGCCCGTCCGGCGAGGTGCTCGACGCACTCACGGCCGCACCCGGGGCGAGCACCGCAGCCGCCCCGCAGCCCTGGACGGCCCGGGCCGCGTCGACCAGCACCATCGACGGCGCGAGCGCGACCAGCAGCGACATCGCCCCGACCAGGGCGATCCCGGCCAGCAGCATTCGCCGCCGCCCGTACCGGTCGGCCAGGCTGCCGGTCGCGAGCGGCAGCGCGGCGAAGCCGATGTTGAAGGCGTTGAGCATCCACTGCGCGCTGCCGACCGAGGAGCCCAGATCGGCCGCCATGACGGGCAGGGCCACGGCAGCCCCGGTCACCGAGAAGGGCAGCATCAGCGCGGAGGAGGCGACGGCGATGACGGTGGGGCGGAAGCGCTGCCCGTCGCCGGCCGGGGGCGCGGGGGAGGCGGACGTACGGTCCGGGGAGGTGGTGGTCATGCCGTAGATCGTTCGCGAGCGCCGAGGCCACAGGAAGGGAACGCCGTTCCCTGGGAATCGCAGTCCCACCCTCCGCGCGCCGCATGCCACCCGCCCGCCGCGCCACCTTCCGCGCCGCTCGCCCCGCCGAACGCGCCCACCGGGCGACACGCGGGCAGGAACGTCCCTGCGCCCGTACCGTCCGCCGACACGGTGCAATGTGCCCGCCCGACACGTCGTCAGAGGGAGGCCACCGGTGCAGACGAGGACGAGGGACGCGGACCCGGTCCGCGTACTGGACGTGACGAGCGCCGACTACCGCCGGGCGTTCGAACTCTTCCTCGCCGGGACGGACGAAAAGCCCGTCACCCACGCCCGGTTGAGCGAACTCGTCGCCGCCCTGCCGCGCCGCCGGGTCCTGCTGGACCTCGGTGCCGGCGACGGCCGCACCACCGCCCACCTGGCCCGTTCCTTCGACCGTACGGTGGCGGTCGAGCCCAGCGCGGCGATGCGCGAGAAGCTCGCCACCACCTGCCCAGAGGCCCTGGTCCTCCCGGACCGGCTCGACCGGGTCCGGCCGCCCGAGCCGGCCGACCTCGTCCACCTCTCCCACGTGCTCTACTACGTCCCCGAACCGGAGTGGCCGGCCACCGCCACCCGCGCCCTGGACTGGACGGCGCCCGGCGGTACCCTCCTGGTCGTCCTGCAGAACCCCGAGAGCCCCTGCATGCGGATGGCCGCCCACTTCACCGGCGTCCGCTACGACCTGGCCCCCCTCGCCGAGCGCCTGCGCGAGTGCCACCCGGCCCACGACTACGCCCTCGAAACCCTCGACCTCCACTACCGCACACCCCACCTCGCCGAGGCGGTGGACGTCGCCGAGTTCATGGTCAACGTCGCCGACCTCGCCGCCCTCGACCCCCGCCCCACCCGCGCCGCCCTGACCGCCTACGTCCGGCAGCACTTCACCCGCCCCGACGGCGGCTACGCCATCGGTCACACCCAGGACATGCTGATCGTCCGCCGTTCCCCGTCCTGATCCGCCGTTCCCCGTCCTGATCCGCCGCTCCCCGTCCTGAGCGGCGGGGACCCGGTCAGGGCACATCTCAGAGCACGTCCGACAGGAACTGCCGCAGCCGCGGGCTCCGCGGTGCGTCGAAGAC
The genomic region above belongs to Streptomyces sp. 1331.2 and contains:
- a CDS encoding MFS transporter codes for the protein MTTTSPDRTSASPAPPAGDGQRFRPTVIAVASSALMLPFSVTGAAVALPVMAADLGSSVGSAQWMLNAFNIGFAALPLATGSLADRYGRRRMLLAGIALVGAMSLLVALAPSMVLVDAARAVQGCGAAAVLAPGAAVSASSTSPDGRSARPCSRRT
- a CDS encoding class I SAM-dependent methyltransferase — its product is MQTRTRDADPVRVLDVTSADYRRAFELFLAGTDEKPVTHARLSELVAALPRRRVLLDLGAGDGRTTAHLARSFDRTVAVEPSAAMREKLATTCPEALVLPDRLDRVRPPEPADLVHLSHVLYYVPEPEWPATATRALDWTAPGGTLLVVLQNPESPCMRMAAHFTGVRYDLAPLAERLRECHPAHDYALETLDLHYRTPHLAEAVDVAEFMVNVADLAALDPRPTRAALTAYVRQHFTRPDGGYAIGHTQDMLIVRRSPS